Proteins from a single region of Bacteroidota bacterium:
- a CDS encoding TonB-dependent receptor codes for MIFVLLLLLASGPLLAQQPFTSNPTGGGMVQGTIRNAGTEDPIQDANIRIQGTTLGAVSDSEGRFSIPNVPPSTYTITASAIGYLTVDVSGVTVRAQETATCAIELKEASVQVGEVVVYGASFRRERITDAPAAVSAMEAGDIQLNSGQGQVPKLLERLPGVDIAQNGLFDFNINTRGFNSSLTRRLLVLLDGRDLAIVFLGSQEWNGLSVPVEQLGRLELVRGPGSALYGANAFNGVLNIVTPSPKQSAGTRLTLAGGELNTVRADLQHAGVSGRWGYKVNIGRSQGDTWSVPRDASQQHPFEYDGFNPFLNLEVRRLNTDPVRSTYGSARVDYDAGSGALAVVEGGLAQVENEVFITGIGRVQVTRALRPWGRASYSDDHSSVQVWASGRDSREPQYSLSTGLPLEETSLTVQGDYQYHTSAMEERLFLTTGLSYRYQTVDTRGTLMLDQHKDNLTGIYGQLEYRFSDQLKALAASRWDRSTLHESQFSPKVALVWSPEREHSFRVTYNRAFQEPAYSELFLHVLDPAQPLAYLGNDHLTVEQIRGYEFGYKGTFRNAIYATVDGYYNQLSDFITDLAPGVNPAYHGQENIGSKLRTVWSYGNAGKVNEKGFELGLNYTLSESWNIDANYSLFDFDVEEENANSPLLPNTPQYKLNGGITYKGGSGLQVGVTAKYVPSFDWSAGIFQGRVLAYTVVNLAARYALSQNITLGLDVSNLLDREHYEIFGGSLLKRRAIGTVTITL; via the coding sequence GTGATCTTCGTTCTCCTTCTGCTGCTTGCCTCGGGGCCTCTCCTCGCGCAGCAACCGTTCACATCCAACCCAACGGGCGGGGGCATGGTGCAGGGTACGATCCGGAACGCCGGCACCGAAGACCCGATCCAGGATGCGAACATCCGTATCCAGGGAACCACCCTGGGCGCCGTCAGCGACAGCGAAGGGAGATTCTCCATCCCCAATGTTCCCCCCTCCACATACACAATCACCGCATCGGCAATAGGTTACCTCACCGTGGATGTTTCCGGAGTGACGGTGCGCGCGCAAGAGACCGCGACGTGTGCGATCGAACTGAAGGAGGCAAGCGTTCAGGTCGGCGAGGTGGTCGTCTATGGAGCTTCCTTCCGCAGGGAACGGATTACCGACGCGCCGGCGGCGGTTTCAGCCATGGAGGCAGGCGACATTCAGCTTAACTCGGGCCAGGGACAGGTCCCGAAACTGCTCGAGCGCCTTCCCGGCGTGGATATCGCTCAAAACGGGCTTTTTGATTTTAACATCAACACTCGTGGATTCAACAGCTCGCTCACTCGCCGCCTGCTGGTTCTCCTCGATGGACGCGATCTGGCTATCGTTTTCCTCGGGTCACAGGAATGGAACGGGCTCTCCGTCCCCGTGGAACAGCTGGGCCGTCTCGAACTTGTGCGCGGCCCCGGATCCGCCCTCTACGGTGCAAATGCGTTCAACGGGGTGCTGAACATCGTCACGCCTTCGCCGAAACAAAGCGCCGGCACAAGACTCACGCTGGCCGGCGGCGAACTCAACACCGTCCGGGCCGATCTCCAGCATGCGGGCGTCTCGGGGAGATGGGGATACAAAGTGAATATCGGGCGCTCACAGGGAGACACCTGGAGCGTACCGCGAGACGCGTCGCAGCAGCATCCGTTCGAGTATGACGGATTTAATCCGTTTCTGAATCTGGAGGTCCGGCGGCTCAACACCGATCCGGTCAGGTCGACATACGGATCCGCCCGGGTCGACTACGATGCCGGCAGCGGAGCCCTCGCGGTCGTCGAAGGCGGACTCGCTCAGGTGGAGAACGAGGTCTTCATCACCGGCATCGGCAGGGTGCAGGTGACTCGCGCGCTCAGGCCGTGGGGCAGGGCCAGTTACTCCGACGACCATTCCAGCGTCCAGGTTTGGGCGAGCGGCCGGGATTCCCGGGAGCCGCAATATTCCCTCTCGACGGGATTGCCTCTGGAGGAAACGTCGCTGACAGTTCAGGGGGATTATCAGTACCACACTTCCGCGATGGAGGAGCGCCTCTTCCTGACGACGGGACTTTCTTACAGGTACCAGACGGTCGACACCCGCGGAACACTCATGCTCGATCAACACAAGGATAATTTGACCGGCATCTACGGGCAGCTTGAGTACCGCTTCTCCGACCAATTGAAAGCTCTTGCGGCTTCGCGCTGGGACCGGAGCACGCTTCACGAGAGCCAGTTCTCTCCCAAGGTGGCGCTCGTCTGGTCTCCCGAGCGCGAGCACAGTTTTCGCGTCACGTACAACCGGGCGTTTCAAGAGCCGGCCTATTCCGAACTGTTTCTCCATGTCCTCGACCCCGCCCAACCCCTCGCCTATCTCGGGAACGATCATCTGACGGTCGAACAGATCAGGGGCTACGAGTTCGGTTACAAGGGAACGTTTCGTAATGCGATCTACGCAACGGTCGACGGGTACTACAATCAATTGAGCGATTTCATCACCGATCTCGCACCGGGCGTGAATCCCGCGTATCACGGCCAGGAAAATATCGGGAGCAAGCTTCGGACAGTCTGGTCGTACGGCAATGCGGGAAAAGTAAACGAGAAGGGGTTCGAGCTCGGGTTGAATTACACTCTTTCGGAGTCCTGGAATATCGATGCGAACTATTCGCTTTTCGATTTTGATGTAGAGGAAGAGAACGCGAACAGCCCGCTTCTTCCGAATACTCCTCAGTACAAGTTGAACGGGGGGATCACCTATAAGGGGGGATCGGGTTTGCAGGTTGGGGTGACGGCGAAATACGTCCCGTCATTCGATTGGTCGGCGGGCATCTTTCAGGGAAGGGTCCTCGCCTACACGGTGGTGAATCTTGCCGCGCGGTACGCGCTCTCTCAGAATATCACTCTCGGCCTCGATGTTTCAAACCTGCTGGACAGGGAGCACTACGAGATCTTCGGCGGATCGCTTCTGAAAAGGCGCGCGATCGGGACGGTGACGATCACCCTGTAG
- the gyrA gene encoding DNA gyrase subunit A yields MANGNEKIVPVDIEEEMKGSYIDYAMSVIVARALPDVRDGLKPVHRRVLFGMQELGLASNRAYKKSARIVGEVLGKYHPHGDSAVYDTMVRMAQDFSLRYPLVDGQGNFGSVDGDSPAAMRYTEVRLSRIAEEMLRDLDKNTVDFVPNFDDSLKEPTVLPALIPNLLVNGTSGIAVGMTTNIPPHNLTEVVDGCVAIIDNPELTDEKLLKIIKAPDFPTGGIIYGYEGVKQAYKTGRGRIIVRAKANIETGRADRQSIVVTEIPYQVNKSGLISKIAELVRDKKIEDISDIRDESDRDGLRVVIELKRDANAPVVLNNLYKHTQMQTTFGIIMLALVGGRPVELKLREMIDHFIKHRNDIIVRRAKYELSEAEKRAHILEGYIIALDNIDEIIKLIKKSKDVPTAQEGLMKRFKLSEIQSKAILDMRLQRLTGLERKKIEDEYKETIKLIERLKAILASKKLQMQMIKDELLEIKKKYGDERRTEIVYKAEEFSVEDMIAEENVVITISHGGFIKRVPVSGYRRQGRGGRGVTGATTKEDDFIEHMFVASTHNYILFFTDKGRCYWLKVHEIPEAGRASRGKSIVNLIAKQVGENIAAIVPVQEFDEKHFVAMVTGNGVIKKTALSEFGNVRRTGITAISMRKDDIVKDVKLTDGTMDIIVGTHNGMAVRFPETEARPMGRSASGVRAITLGKGDKVIGAVAISRRKTSILVVAEHGFGKRSELDEYRVSHRGIKGVLTLRVTDKTGKLVGIKEVLENDDIVVVTSKGVVIRQPAKEIRMAGRITQGVRLIRLEAGDQVGDLAVVPSEEEKEEPKETPAAGPGKAEAVKTETGEKPQESLFESGGPAGEKPKKETAGGKPAKGPAAKRKGDKKPEKKGKKK; encoded by the coding sequence ATGGCTAACGGCAACGAAAAAATAGTTCCTGTCGATATTGAAGAAGAAATGAAGGGGTCGTACATCGATTACGCGATGAGCGTGATCGTTGCGCGTGCGCTCCCCGACGTGCGGGACGGGTTGAAACCCGTTCACCGCCGCGTTCTCTTCGGCATGCAGGAACTCGGACTTGCGAGCAACCGCGCCTATAAGAAAAGCGCGCGCATCGTCGGCGAAGTGCTCGGCAAGTACCATCCGCACGGCGACTCCGCGGTCTACGACACGATGGTCCGGATGGCGCAGGACTTTTCCCTCCGCTATCCGCTGGTCGACGGACAGGGGAACTTCGGATCCGTCGACGGAGATTCACCCGCGGCGATGAGGTACACCGAAGTCCGTCTCTCGCGCATCGCCGAGGAAATGCTCAGGGATCTCGATAAGAACACGGTCGATTTTGTCCCGAACTTCGACGATTCGCTCAAAGAACCGACCGTCCTTCCGGCTCTCATCCCGAACCTGCTCGTGAACGGAACCTCCGGCATCGCCGTCGGAATGACGACGAACATTCCCCCGCACAACCTGACGGAAGTCGTCGACGGCTGCGTCGCCATCATCGACAACCCGGAGCTCACCGACGAGAAACTCCTGAAGATCATCAAGGCCCCCGACTTCCCGACGGGCGGCATCATCTACGGATATGAGGGAGTCAAACAAGCCTACAAGACCGGCCGCGGAAGGATCATCGTCCGGGCGAAGGCCAACATCGAAACGGGGCGCGCGGACCGCCAGTCGATCGTGGTCACCGAGATCCCGTACCAGGTCAACAAGTCCGGGCTCATCTCGAAGATCGCTGAGCTCGTGCGGGACAAAAAGATCGAGGACATCTCCGATATCAGGGACGAATCGGACCGGGACGGGCTGCGGGTCGTCATCGAGTTGAAGCGGGACGCGAACGCTCCGGTCGTGCTCAACAATCTCTACAAGCACACGCAGATGCAGACGACGTTCGGCATCATCATGCTTGCGCTTGTGGGCGGCCGGCCCGTGGAGCTCAAGCTGCGGGAGATGATCGACCACTTCATCAAACACCGGAACGATATCATCGTCCGCCGCGCAAAGTACGAGCTGAGCGAAGCGGAGAAGCGCGCGCATATCCTCGAAGGGTATATCATCGCGCTGGACAACATCGACGAGATCATCAAGCTGATCAAGAAGTCGAAGGACGTCCCGACGGCCCAGGAAGGGCTGATGAAGAGGTTCAAGCTCTCCGAGATCCAGTCGAAGGCGATCCTCGACATGCGCCTGCAGCGCCTCACCGGACTCGAGCGCAAGAAGATCGAGGACGAGTACAAGGAGACGATCAAGCTCATCGAGCGGCTGAAGGCGATCCTCGCGAGCAAGAAACTCCAGATGCAGATGATCAAGGACGAGCTTCTTGAGATCAAGAAAAAGTACGGCGACGAGCGCCGCACAGAGATCGTGTACAAGGCCGAGGAGTTCAGCGTCGAGGACATGATCGCCGAGGAGAACGTCGTGATCACGATCAGCCACGGCGGTTTTATCAAGCGCGTTCCCGTTTCGGGATACCGGCGCCAGGGCCGCGGCGGACGGGGAGTCACGGGGGCGACCACCAAGGAGGACGATTTTATCGAACACATGTTCGTCGCCTCCACGCACAACTATATCCTCTTCTTCACCGACAAGGGCCGGTGCTACTGGCTGAAGGTCCATGAAATTCCGGAAGCGGGCCGGGCGTCGCGGGGGAAGTCGATCGTCAACCTGATCGCAAAGCAGGTGGGAGAGAATATCGCGGCGATCGTCCCGGTGCAGGAGTTCGACGAAAAACACTTTGTCGCGATGGTGACCGGAAATGGCGTCATCAAGAAAACGGCGCTTTCGGAATTCGGAAACGTGCGCCGAACCGGCATCACGGCGATCAGCATGCGAAAAGACGACATCGTCAAGGACGTGAAGCTCACGGACGGCACCATGGATATCATCGTCGGAACGCACAACGGGATGGCGGTCCGGTTCCCGGAGACGGAAGCGCGCCCGATGGGACGCTCCGCCTCGGGCGTGCGCGCGATTACGCTCGGCAAGGGGGACAAGGTGATCGGCGCGGTCGCAATCTCCCGTCGCAAGACCTCGATTCTCGTCGTGGCGGAACACGGATTCGGCAAACGGAGCGAACTCGACGAATACCGCGTGAGTCACCGCGGTATCAAGGGGGTGCTCACGTTGCGGGTCACGGATAAGACCGGAAAGCTGGTAGGCATCAAGGAAGTGCTCGAGAACGACGACATCGTGGTTGTCACATCCAAAGGCGTCGTCATTCGCCAACCGGCGAAGGAGATACGGATGGCCGGACGCATCACACAGGGCGTCAGGTTGATCCGTCTGGAAGCCGGAGATCAGGTCGGCGACCTGGCCGTGGTTCCTTCCGAGGAGGAAAAGGAAGAGCCGAAAGAAACTCCGGCCGCCGGGCCGGGCAAGGCCGAGGCCGTCAAGACGGAGACCGGAGAAAAACCCCAGGAATCTCTCTTCGAATCCGGGGGGCCAGCGGGGGAGAAGCCGAAGAAGGAGACCGCAGGAGGAAAACCGGCGAAGGGGCCTGCCGCGAAACGGAAGGGCGACAAGAAGCCGGAGAAAAAAGGGAAGAAGAAGTAA